The nucleotide window GGTTGACACCAGCGGGGCGCCGCACGCGAGCGCCTCGAGCGCGGGCAGACCGAACCCCTCCTCGAGCGACGGGTAGGCGACGGCCGCGGCGCGGCGGTACAGCGCGGCCACCGCGTCGCCGTCGACGTACCCGGGCCGCACGATGCGCGTCGCGACACCGCTGCGCTCGACGGCATCGCGCAGCGCGGCGGTGCCCCAGCCGTCGCCCCCCGCGATCACGAGCCGGAGGTCGGGACGGTGGCGCGCGACGGTGGCGAACGCGGCGACGAGCGTCGGGAGGTCCTTGCGCGGCTCGATCGTCCCGACGGAGACGACGTACGGAGGACGCGCGCCGAGCGCGGCGACGCGCGCCAGATCGTCGGCCGCATCGGCATCGGGGGAAGGGTGGAAGCGTTCGTGGTCGACGCCGTGCGGCGCGACGACGATCGGCGCCCGGGGTGTCAGCACGTCGCGCAGCCGGCGGGCCGTGAACTCGCTCACCGCGACGAGCGCGACCGCCCGCCGTGCCGACTCGCGCAACATGCGCCGGAAGAACGCGACCTTCGTCCGCTCGTGCCACTCGGGATGGTCGAAGAACGTGAGGTCGTGCACGGTCACCACGCACGGGACGTCGGCGCGCAACGGCATCGTGTAGTGGATGCCGTGCCAGACGTCGGGCCGGACGTGGCGGGCCAGCGTCGGGCCGCCCAGCTGCTCCCACGCGAGGCGGGCGGGCCGGGGTCCCGGTGCGACCGCGTGCACCGTCGCCCC belongs to Acidimicrobiia bacterium and includes:
- a CDS encoding glycosyltransferase family 1 protein; protein product: MRLLLDVSAVPARPVGAGVYAVNLARELSARDGIDVHLATRRADGARWLELAPGATVHAVAPGPRPARLAWEQLGGPTLARHVRPDVWHGIHYTMPLRADVPCVVTVHDLTFFDHPEWHERTKVAFFRRMLRESARRAVALVAVSEFTARRLRDVLTPRAPIVVAPHGVDHERFHPSPDADAADDLARVAALGARPPYVVSVGTIEPRKDLPTLVAAFATVARHRPDLRLVIAGGDGWGTAALRDAVERSGVATRIVRPGYVDGDAVAALYRRAAAVAYPSLEEGFGLPALEALACGAPLVSTLGSAVEEVVGDAALLVPPGDATALASALDALLGDAALAEALRAAGPVRADGATWARATDRHVDAYRIALRSRDVERAGTRS